One part of the Streptomyces ferrugineus genome encodes these proteins:
- a CDS encoding putative leader peptide, giving the protein MSGTGIALVSRRHVDLGRMSSAICPAR; this is encoded by the coding sequence ATGTCTGGAACTGGAATTGCCTTGGTGAGTCGGCGGCACGTCGACCTCGGCCGCATGTCCAGCGCCATCTGTCCGGCGCGCTGA
- a CDS encoding GNAT family N-acetyltransferase — protein MPNIVVTTWSLEQTAPTDLLPAQAPQGDVTIVRSEVPSPEFSRFLYTSVGGDVHWTDLLGWTYAQWREHLERPGVETWVAYDRGTPAGYVELEPQDDGVVEILHFGLLPAFRGRRIGGHLLSYGTARAWDLAERWPGLAQTKRVWLHTCSKDGEHAMANYQRRGFQLFDTKVEEEAEAPASGPWPGAYPA, from the coding sequence ATGCCCAACATCGTCGTAACCACCTGGTCGCTGGAACAGACCGCACCCACCGACCTCCTCCCAGCGCAAGCCCCGCAGGGCGACGTGACGATCGTCCGCTCCGAGGTGCCCTCGCCCGAGTTCAGCCGCTTCCTGTACACCTCGGTGGGCGGGGACGTCCACTGGACCGACCTGCTCGGCTGGACATACGCGCAGTGGCGGGAGCATCTGGAGCGGCCGGGCGTGGAGACCTGGGTGGCGTACGACCGGGGCACCCCCGCGGGATACGTGGAGCTGGAGCCGCAGGACGACGGGGTCGTGGAGATCCTCCACTTCGGGCTGCTCCCGGCCTTCCGGGGGCGGCGGATCGGCGGGCACCTGCTGTCGTACGGCACCGCCCGCGCCTGGGATCTCGCGGAGCGCTGGCCGGGGCTGGCCCAGACGAAGCGGGTGTGGCTGCACACCTGCAGCAAGGATGGCGAGCACGCGATGGCCAACTACCAGCGCCGTGGCTTCCAGCTCTTCGACACCAAGGTCGAGGAAGAAGCGGAGGCGCCCGCATCGGGCCCCTGGCCTGGGGCCTATCCGGCCTGA
- a CDS encoding GAF domain-containing protein codes for MALSPTDVTQLAAVDSARAARVLSEVRAATLSGQRAPVAPRPVIEQSWERTLRSGVDPDHDVRSGLLSREEVQRRRESTTLRQVMPVLREGLLSVADVAHHIMVVADDEGRVLWREGNSSVLRRADGLGLALGADWRESVVGTNGLGTPAVVRRPVQVFASEHFQRSQTSWTCTGAPITDPRDGRLIGVVDVSGPLETMHPATLAWVDSVAKLAEARLREVHLTSLERLRAVASPVLARLSGRALVVDRHGWTAAVTGMPYTNRVALPEGLSPGRRWLPPLGLCAVEPLAGGWLLRADDEPVPHGATRIALDLTRPRRWSVTVSGGAGAWSHELSPRHAELLYLLALHRTGRSAAGLAEDMFGDAGRTVTVRAEMSRVRRYFGEFLEHRPYRFREDAEVEVLLPDDPRELLPHSTAPAVVRVRISTDLP; via the coding sequence TTGGCGCTCTCGCCGACGGACGTGACGCAGCTCGCCGCCGTGGACTCGGCGCGCGCCGCGCGAGTACTCAGCGAGGTCCGCGCCGCCACGCTCTCCGGACAGCGCGCGCCCGTCGCGCCGCGCCCGGTGATCGAGCAGTCCTGGGAGCGCACGCTGCGCAGCGGGGTCGACCCGGACCACGACGTCCGCTCCGGGCTGCTGTCCCGCGAGGAGGTGCAGCGGCGCCGGGAGTCGACCACGCTGCGCCAGGTGATGCCGGTGCTGCGCGAGGGGCTGCTGTCGGTCGCCGACGTCGCCCACCACATCATGGTCGTCGCCGACGACGAGGGCCGGGTGCTGTGGCGGGAGGGCAACTCCTCGGTGCTGCGCAGGGCCGACGGGCTCGGCCTGGCACTCGGCGCCGACTGGCGGGAGAGCGTCGTGGGCACCAACGGCCTGGGCACCCCGGCGGTGGTGCGCCGGCCGGTGCAGGTCTTCGCCTCCGAGCACTTCCAGCGCTCGCAGACCTCCTGGACCTGCACCGGGGCCCCCATCACCGACCCCCGGGACGGCCGGCTGATCGGTGTGGTCGACGTCAGCGGGCCGCTGGAGACCATGCACCCGGCCACGCTCGCCTGGGTCGACTCGGTGGCCAAGCTCGCCGAGGCCCGGCTGCGGGAGGTGCATCTGACCTCCCTGGAGCGGCTGCGCGCGGTGGCGTCGCCGGTGCTGGCGCGGCTGTCCGGGCGGGCCCTGGTGGTGGACCGGCACGGCTGGACGGCCGCGGTGACCGGGATGCCGTACACGAACCGGGTCGCGCTGCCCGAGGGGCTGTCGCCGGGCCGGCGGTGGCTGCCGCCGCTGGGGCTGTGCGCGGTGGAGCCACTGGCGGGCGGCTGGCTGCTGCGGGCCGACGACGAGCCGGTGCCGCACGGGGCGACGCGGATCGCGCTGGACCTGACGCGGCCGCGCCGCTGGTCGGTGACGGTGTCCGGCGGGGCGGGCGCCTGGAGTCACGAACTGAGCCCCCGGCATGCCGAGTTGCTCTATCTGCTGGCCCTGCACCGCACCGGTCGCAGCGCGGCGGGGCTGGCCGAGGACATGTTCGGCGACGCGGGCCGCACGGTGACGGTGCGCGCCGAGATGTCGCGGGTACGGCGCTATTTCGGGGAGTTCCTGGAGCACCGGCCGTACCGCTTCCGCGAGGACGCGGAGGTGGAGGTGCTGTTGCCGGACGACCCGCGCGAGCTGCTGCCGCATTCGACGGCGCCCGCGGTGGTCCGGGTGCGGATCTCGACCGACCTGCCCTGA
- a CDS encoding nitrite/sulfite reductase, which produces MAATPQKPAAATPRRKVSRHRGEGQWAAGHFTPLNGNEQFKKDDDGLNVRTRIETIYSKRGFDSIDPNDLRGRMRWWGLYTQRKPGIDGGKTAILEPEELDDSYFMLRVRIDGGRLTTRQLRVIGEISQEFARGTADITDRQNVQYHWIRIEDVPEIWERLEAVGLSTTEACGDTPRVVLGSPVAGIAADEIIDGTPAIEEIQRRIVGNKAFSNLPRKFKSAISGSPLLDVAHEINDVAFVGVNHPEHGPGFDLWVGGGLSTNPKIGVRLGTWVPLDEVPDVYEGVISIFRDYGYRRLRTRARLKFLVADWGAEKFRQVLEDEYLGRKLLDGPAPAQPVERWRDHVGVHRQQDGRFYVGFAPRVGRVDGTTLTKIAELAEAHGSGRVRTTVEQKMIILDVEEAQVESLSEALEALDLTTKPSPFRRGTMACTGIEYCKLAIVETKARGSQLIDELERRIPDFDEPITININGCPNACARIQVADIGLKGQLVLNDQGEQVEGFQVHLGGALGLEAGFGRKVRGLKVTSEELPDYVERVLKRFQAEREDGERFATWAARASEEALS; this is translated from the coding sequence ATGGCCGCCACCCCGCAGAAGCCTGCCGCCGCGACTCCCCGCCGCAAGGTGAGCCGTCACCGCGGTGAGGGTCAGTGGGCCGCGGGGCACTTCACCCCGCTCAACGGCAACGAACAGTTCAAGAAGGACGATGACGGTCTCAATGTGCGGACACGCATTGAGACGATCTACTCCAAGCGCGGCTTCGACTCCATCGACCCCAACGATCTTCGCGGCCGGATGCGCTGGTGGGGGCTCTACACCCAGCGCAAGCCCGGGATCGACGGCGGCAAGACCGCCATCCTGGAGCCGGAGGAGCTGGACGACTCCTACTTCATGCTGCGGGTGCGCATCGACGGCGGCCGGCTGACCACGCGGCAGCTGAGGGTGATCGGCGAGATCTCGCAGGAGTTCGCGCGCGGCACCGCCGACATCACCGACCGGCAGAACGTCCAGTACCACTGGATCCGGATCGAGGACGTGCCGGAGATCTGGGAGCGGTTGGAGGCCGTCGGCCTGTCCACCACCGAGGCCTGCGGTGACACGCCCCGCGTCGTCCTCGGCTCGCCGGTCGCCGGGATCGCCGCGGACGAGATCATCGACGGCACCCCGGCCATCGAGGAGATCCAGCGCCGGATCGTCGGCAACAAGGCCTTCTCCAACCTGCCCCGCAAGTTCAAGTCCGCGATCTCCGGCTCGCCGCTCCTGGACGTGGCGCACGAGATCAACGACGTCGCGTTCGTCGGCGTGAACCACCCCGAGCACGGCCCCGGCTTCGACCTGTGGGTCGGCGGCGGCCTGTCCACGAACCCCAAGATCGGCGTCCGACTCGGCACCTGGGTGCCACTGGACGAGGTCCCGGACGTCTACGAGGGCGTCATCTCGATCTTCCGCGACTACGGCTACCGCCGTCTTCGCACCCGCGCCCGCCTGAAGTTCCTCGTCGCCGACTGGGGCGCGGAGAAGTTCCGGCAGGTCCTCGAGGACGAGTACCTGGGACGCAAGCTCCTCGACGGCCCCGCGCCGGCCCAGCCCGTGGAGCGCTGGCGCGACCACGTGGGTGTGCACCGGCAGCAGGACGGCCGCTTCTACGTCGGGTTCGCCCCGCGCGTCGGCCGTGTGGACGGCACCACCCTGACGAAGATCGCCGAGCTGGCGGAGGCGCACGGCTCGGGCCGCGTCCGTACCACCGTCGAGCAGAAGATGATCATCCTCGACGTCGAGGAAGCGCAGGTCGAGTCCCTGTCCGAGGCCCTGGAGGCCCTGGACCTGACCACGAAGCCCTCCCCCTTCCGGCGCGGCACCATGGCCTGCACCGGCATCGAGTACTGCAAGCTCGCCATCGTCGAGACCAAGGCACGCGGCTCCCAGCTGATCGACGAGCTGGAGCGCCGTATCCCCGACTTCGACGAGCCGATCACCATCAACATCAACGGCTGCCCGAACGCCTGCGCCCGTATCCAGGTGGCGGACATCGGTCTCAAGGGCCAGCTGGTCCTCAACGACCAGGGCGAGCAGGTCGAGGGCTTCCAGGTGCACCTGGGCGGCGCGCTCGGTCTGGAGGCCGGGTTCGGGCGCAAGGTGCGTGGTCTGAAGGTCACCTCCGAGGAGCTGCCCGACTACGTCGAGCGCGTTCTGAAGCGGTTCCAGGCCGAGCGCGAGGACGGCGAGCGGTTCGCCACCTGGGCGGCGCGCGCATCCGAGGAGGCCCTCTCATGA
- the cysC gene encoding adenylyl-sulfate kinase — MNDSSATLENHVTSGATVWLTGLPSAGKTTIAYELADRLRDEGHRVEVLDGDEIREFISAGLGFSREDRHTNVQRIGFLAELLARNGVKALVPVIAPYSDSRDAVRKRHQESGAPYLEIHVATPVEVCSVRDVKGLYAKQAAGELTGLTGVDDPYEAPESPDLRIESQNQTVQESAASVYALLTERGLA, encoded by the coding sequence ATGAACGATTCCTCTGCGACCTTGGAGAACCACGTGACGAGCGGAGCCACCGTCTGGCTCACGGGTCTGCCGAGCGCCGGCAAGACCACCATCGCCTACGAGCTGGCCGACCGGCTCCGCGACGAGGGCCACCGCGTCGAGGTGCTCGACGGCGACGAGATCCGCGAGTTCATCTCGGCGGGCCTCGGCTTCAGCCGCGAGGACCGGCACACCAATGTGCAGCGCATCGGCTTCCTGGCCGAACTGCTCGCCCGCAACGGCGTCAAGGCGCTCGTCCCGGTGATCGCGCCCTACTCCGACAGCCGTGACGCGGTCCGCAAGCGTCACCAGGAGAGCGGGGCGCCGTACCTGGAGATCCACGTGGCCACGCCGGTCGAGGTGTGCTCCGTCCGCGATGTGAAGGGTCTGTACGCCAAGCAGGCCGCGGGCGAGCTGACCGGACTGACCGGGGTCGACGACCCGTACGAGGCCCCCGAGTCGCCCGATCTTCGGATCGAGTCCCAGAACCAGACCGTGCAGGAGTCCGCGGCGTCCGTGTACGCCCTGCTCACCGAAAGGGGACTGGCATGA
- a CDS encoding YihY/virulence factor BrkB family protein — MQPASESSPQPSSGRLHRARVLYRNVSKRRTAWLLLKDTVNSCIEYRILGLAAEAAFFTLLSVPPLLLSLIGLLGYVDDWTGTDTINSLETNLLEASRTVLSDKGVRQIAQPILDDVMNGGRPDVISVGFLFALWSGSRAVNVFIDTITVMYGLDGVRGIVKTRLVAFALFIAALLIGSVALPLMVAGPDAVVRIVPWSETLVQVLYWPVVIVLSIAFLTTLYHVSVPVRSPWIEDVPGALVALGMWVLGSFLLRIYLQNTVEGATIYGSLAAAVAVLLWIGVSAFAVLVGAAVNAAIDRVWPAAATAAARAANERMREAQVAEYVARTAAAHEHDPEDPDMPSEFPERWTRFLPPEDVTSRLRTHVKSTHHPPHKPEDQGRA; from the coding sequence GTGCAGCCAGCAAGTGAATCGTCCCCCCAGCCGTCCTCCGGTCGTCTCCACCGGGCGCGTGTCCTCTACCGGAACGTCTCGAAGCGCAGGACGGCCTGGCTGTTGCTCAAGGACACGGTGAACTCGTGCATCGAGTACCGCATCCTGGGTCTCGCGGCCGAGGCCGCGTTCTTCACGCTGCTGTCCGTGCCCCCGCTCCTGCTCAGCCTCATCGGCCTCCTCGGCTACGTCGACGACTGGACCGGCACCGACACCATCAACAGCCTGGAGACCAACCTCCTGGAGGCCTCCCGCACCGTCCTGTCCGACAAGGGGGTGCGCCAGATCGCCCAGCCGATCCTGGACGACGTGATGAACGGCGGCCGCCCCGACGTCATCTCCGTCGGCTTCCTGTTCGCCCTGTGGTCGGGGTCGCGGGCGGTGAACGTCTTCATAGACACGATCACCGTGATGTACGGCCTCGACGGCGTCCGCGGCATCGTCAAGACCCGGCTGGTGGCGTTCGCCCTGTTCATCGCGGCGCTGCTGATCGGCTCGGTCGCGCTGCCGCTGATGGTGGCGGGACCGGACGCGGTGGTGCGGATCGTGCCGTGGTCGGAGACCTTGGTGCAGGTCCTGTACTGGCCGGTCGTGATCGTCCTGTCCATCGCGTTCCTGACCACGCTGTACCACGTGTCCGTGCCGGTGCGCTCACCCTGGATCGAGGACGTGCCCGGCGCCCTGGTCGCCCTCGGCATGTGGGTGCTGGGCAGCTTCCTGCTGCGCATCTACCTCCAGAACACGGTCGAGGGCGCGACGATCTACGGCTCCCTCGCCGCCGCGGTCGCCGTACTGCTGTGGATCGGCGTGTCCGCGTTCGCCGTGCTCGTCGGGGCCGCGGTCAACGCCGCGATCGACCGGGTCTGGCCGGCCGCCGCGACGGCCGCGGCCCGCGCCGCCAACGAGCGGATGCGCGAGGCCCAGGTCGCCGAGTACGTGGCCCGCACGGCCGCGGCCCACGAGCACGACCCCGAGGACCCGGACATGCCGTCGGAGTTCCCCGAGCGCTGGACCCGCTTCCTGCCACCGGAGGACGTGACGTCGAGGCTGCGCACCCATGTGAAGAGCACCCACCACCCCCCGCACAAGCCGGAGGACCAGGGCAGGGCCTGA
- a CDS encoding acyl-CoA dehydrogenase family protein, whose product MAGSTHTVTNQPPPLVGYDVYTADRALTAAVERHVAPRALDEVREELAAFGRTCGSAQAQEWGVLANENPPRLRTHDRYGHRIDEVDFHPSWHRLLGKGVSAGLTAAWVRPGGHVRRAAAFLMWTQVEAGNGCPLSMTHAAVPALRTDPGLAAEWEPRLTSMVYDQGLRPAGRKAGALFGMGMTEKQGGSDVRANTTTATPLAEAGTYLLTGHKWFCSAPMSDGFLVLAQAPEGLTCFLVPRVLEDGGRNPFLIQRLKDKLGNRSNASAEVEFDGTWARRVGREGRGVRTIIDMVAATRLDCVLGSAGLMRQAVAQAVHHCDHRAVFGDRLVDLPLMRNVLADLAVESEAATTLALRLAAAYDDDGEQERALLRIAVPAAKYWVTKRCAPVTVEASECLGGNGYVEESGMPRLVRESPLNSIWEGAGNVQALDVLRALRREPAALDAYLREVGLARGADHRLDAAIKGLLTELADLEGIEARARRLTERLALVLQGSLLVRFAPPEVADAFCAARLGGDGGAAFGTLPSTLDLASVVDRARPKA is encoded by the coding sequence ATGGCAGGCAGCACCCATACCGTGACCAACCAGCCCCCGCCCCTGGTCGGCTACGACGTCTACACCGCCGACCGGGCCCTGACCGCGGCCGTCGAGCGGCATGTCGCCCCGCGGGCCCTGGACGAGGTGCGCGAGGAGCTGGCCGCCTTCGGGCGGACCTGCGGGTCGGCGCAGGCGCAGGAGTGGGGGGTACTGGCGAACGAGAACCCGCCGCGGCTGCGGACGCACGACCGCTACGGCCATCGCATCGACGAGGTCGACTTCCATCCGTCCTGGCACCGGCTGCTCGGCAAGGGCGTCTCGGCGGGCCTGACCGCGGCCTGGGTGCGGCCGGGCGGGCATGTGCGCAGAGCGGCGGCCTTCCTGATGTGGACGCAGGTCGAGGCCGGCAACGGCTGCCCGCTGTCCATGACCCACGCGGCCGTCCCGGCGCTGCGCACGGATCCCGGCCTCGCCGCCGAGTGGGAGCCGCGGCTGACGTCCATGGTCTACGACCAGGGTCTGCGGCCCGCCGGGCGGAAGGCCGGAGCCCTGTTCGGGATGGGCATGACGGAGAAGCAGGGCGGCAGCGACGTACGGGCCAACACGACCACCGCCACCCCGCTCGCCGAGGCCGGGACGTATCTGCTGACCGGGCACAAGTGGTTCTGCTCGGCTCCGATGTCGGACGGTTTCCTGGTGCTCGCGCAGGCCCCGGAGGGGCTCACGTGCTTCCTGGTGCCGCGGGTCCTGGAGGACGGCGGCCGCAACCCGTTCCTGATCCAGCGGCTGAAGGACAAGCTGGGCAACCGGTCGAACGCCTCCGCCGAGGTCGAGTTCGACGGGACGTGGGCGCGCCGGGTCGGTCGGGAGGGGCGCGGGGTGCGCACCATCATCGACATGGTGGCGGCGACCCGGCTCGACTGTGTGCTCGGCTCGGCGGGGCTGATGCGGCAGGCCGTGGCGCAGGCGGTGCACCACTGCGACCACCGTGCGGTGTTCGGCGACCGGCTCGTCGACCTGCCGCTGATGCGCAACGTACTGGCCGACCTGGCGGTCGAGTCGGAGGCGGCGACCACCCTCGCGCTGCGGCTCGCGGCGGCCTACGACGACGACGGCGAGCAGGAGCGGGCGCTGCTGCGGATCGCGGTGCCGGCCGCCAAGTACTGGGTGACCAAGCGGTGCGCGCCGGTGACCGTCGAGGCGTCCGAGTGCCTGGGCGGCAACGGGTACGTCGAGGAGTCCGGGATGCCGCGGCTGGTGCGCGAGTCGCCGCTGAACTCGATCTGGGAGGGCGCGGGCAACGTCCAGGCGCTGGACGTGCTGCGGGCGTTGCGGCGCGAGCCGGCCGCGCTGGACGCGTATCTGCGGGAGGTCGGCCTGGCCCGCGGTGCCGATCACCGGCTGGACGCGGCGATCAAGGGCCTGTTGACCGAACTGGCCGATCTGGAGGGCATCGAGGCACGCGCCCGGCGCCTGACCGAGCGGCTGGCGCTGGTGTTGCAGGGCTCGCTGCTGGTCCGGTTCGCACCGCCGGAGGTCGCCGACGCGTTCTGCGCCGCGCGGCTGGGCGGCGACGGGGGCGCGGCCTTCGGGACGCTGCCGTCGACCCTGGATCTGGCGTCGGTGGTGGACCGGGCCAGGCCCAAGGCCTGA
- a CDS encoding phosphoadenylyl-sulfate reductase, with protein MTAIQEERTTEDLKALAEQAGRDLEDASALEILQWAVDTFGKRFCVTSSMEDAVVAHLASRAMPGVDVVFLDTGYHFEETIGTRDAVEAVMDVNVITLTPLQTVAEQDAQYGPRLHDRDPDLCCRLRKVEPLERGLKSYVAWATGLRRDESPTRANTPVVGWDEKRQKVKISPIARWTQDDVDAYVAEHGVLTNPLLMDGYASVGCAPCTRRVLEGEDARAGRWAGRAKTECGLHG; from the coding sequence ATGACCGCGATTCAGGAAGAGCGCACGACCGAGGATCTCAAGGCGCTCGCCGAGCAGGCGGGCCGTGACCTGGAGGACGCCTCCGCGCTGGAGATCCTCCAGTGGGCGGTCGACACCTTCGGCAAGCGCTTCTGCGTGACCTCGTCGATGGAGGACGCGGTGGTCGCCCACCTCGCCTCCCGCGCGATGCCCGGCGTCGACGTCGTGTTCCTGGACACCGGCTACCACTTCGAGGAGACCATCGGCACCCGCGACGCGGTCGAGGCGGTGATGGACGTCAACGTCATCACGCTGACCCCGCTCCAGACGGTCGCCGAGCAGGACGCCCAGTACGGCCCCAGGCTGCACGACCGCGACCCCGACCTGTGCTGCAGGCTGCGCAAGGTCGAGCCGCTGGAACGCGGACTCAAGAGCTATGTGGCCTGGGCGACCGGCCTGCGCCGCGACGAGTCCCCGACCCGGGCGAACACCCCGGTCGTCGGCTGGGACGAGAAGCGGCAGAAGGTGAAGATCTCCCCGATCGCCCGCTGGACCCAGGACGACGTGGACGCCTACGTCGCCGAGCACGGCGTACTGACCAACCCGCTCCTGATGGACGGCTACGCCTCCGTCGGCTGCGCCCCCTGCACCCGCCGCGTCCTCGAGGGCGAGGACGCGCGCGCCGGCCGCTGGGCCGGCCGCGCCAAGACCGAGTGCGGGCTGCACGGCTGA